The genomic segment TGGTGGCTGGCGGCATCTGCCTGCGCGGCCATTTGCGCGGTACGCCTGCCATGAATACCGGCTTGCTGGCGCTGGGCACCGTGCTGGCCAGCCTGATGGGCACCACCGGCGCCGCGATGCTGCTGATCCGGCCGGTCATCAATGCCAATGAAAACCGCAAGCACACCGTGCACATCATCGTGTTTTTCATTTTCCTGGTAGCGAATGCCGGCGGCGCCCTGACGCCATTGGGCGATCCGCCGCTGTTCCTTGGATTTCTGAAGGGTGTCGATTTTTCCTGGACCTTTAAAAACATCTTCGGCCAGACCATGTTCATGTGGGGCGCGCTGCTGGTGATCTTCTATCTGCTGGATAATTATTATTTCCACACCAAAGGCGAGCAACTGCCGCCGAAGCCGGACCCTTCGCTGCCGGGCGTCAGCTTGCATTTCGAAGGCAAAGTCAATTTTGTCCTGCTGGCGGTAGTGGTGGCGCTGGTGCTGATGAGCGGCTTCTGGAAACCCGGGATCAGCTATGACATTTACGGCACCGTGGTCGAGCTGCAGAATCTGTTGCGTGATGGCCTGCTAGTGCTGGTGATCCTGGCCTCGCTCTGGCTGACGCCGAAAGTTGCCCGTGAAGGCAATGATTTCAGCTGGGGGCCGATCCTTGAGGTGGCCAAGCTGTTCGCCGGCATATTCGTCACCATCGCACCGGTGATCGCCATGTTGCGCGCCGGCGAACATGGTGCGTTTGGGGCGATAGTGAGCGCGGTTACCCGCAGTGATGGGGAACCCCACAATGCCATGTATTTCTGGGCTACCGGCATATTGTCGTCGTTCCTCGACAATGCACCGACCTATCTGGTGTTCTTCAATACCGCCTCTGGCGATGCGACCGAGCTGATGACGCGGCTGGCGTCTACCCTGGCGGCGATTTCCTGCGGCGCTGTATTCATGGGCGCTAATAGCTACATCGGCAATGCGCCCAACCTGATGGTCAAGGCAATCGCTGAAGAGCGCGGCATCCAGATGCCGTCCTTCTTCGGTTACATGGCTT from the Collimonas arenae genome contains:
- a CDS encoding sodium:proton antiporter, with protein sequence MHKKILAILITCLPMMAQAAELDGAQLSVWWGVPFIGLLLSIALGPLLAPAFWHDHFGKISVVWSLAFLIPCAFGFGMPTAIAGVVHAFLAEYFPFIILLTALFVVAGGICLRGHLRGTPAMNTGLLALGTVLASLMGTTGAAMLLIRPVINANENRKHTVHIIVFFIFLVANAGGALTPLGDPPLFLGFLKGVDFSWTFKNIFGQTMFMWGALLVIFYLLDNYYFHTKGEQLPPKPDPSLPGVSLHFEGKVNFVLLAVVVALVLMSGFWKPGISYDIYGTVVELQNLLRDGLLVLVILASLWLTPKVAREGNDFSWGPILEVAKLFAGIFVTIAPVIAMLRAGEHGAFGAIVSAVTRSDGEPHNAMYFWATGILSSFLDNAPTYLVFFNTASGDATELMTRLASTLAAISCGAVFMGANSYIGNAPNLMVKAIAEERGIQMPSFFGYMAWACVVLLPLFVVMAFIFFR